A single Carnobacterium viridans DNA region contains:
- a CDS encoding restriction endonuclease subunit S produces MNKLLPVVRFNNYFGDWDKNKLKNLASFSKGKGYTKSDLTEQGQPIILYGRLYTKYEAVINSVDTFAHLKDNSVLSEGDEVIVPGSGETSEDISRASVIGESGIIIGGDLNVIKPTKKINSIFLALTISNGRQQKELSKRAQGNSVVHLYNSNLKEVSIIFPEKEEQEKIGSFFNKLDKTITLQQQLVNDHKQLKKAMLQKMFPQKGESVPRVRFAGFNVDWAVRTLGEISNMYQPTTIGQSDLLDSGIPVFGANGYIGYYSAENHKNDQVTISARGEKAGNPSYVRGPVWITGNSMVINVDENAEMDKYFLYQNLLSLSLKRFVTGGAQPQLTRNVLDRVPIKTPSLKEQEKIGNFFKQLDETIDLHEQKLETYQELKKAMLQKMFV; encoded by the coding sequence ATGAATAAATTATTGCCAGTAGTTCGTTTTAATAATTATTTTGGAGACTGGGACAAAAATAAATTGAAAAACCTTGCTAGTTTTTCTAAAGGTAAAGGCTATACAAAAAGTGACTTAACTGAACAAGGACAACCAATTATTTTATATGGGCGTCTTTATACTAAATATGAAGCAGTCATTAACTCTGTTGATACATTTGCTCATTTAAAAGATAATTCTGTTTTAAGTGAAGGAGATGAAGTTATCGTTCCAGGTTCAGGGGAAACGTCAGAAGATATATCAAGAGCCTCTGTAATTGGAGAATCAGGAATAATTATTGGTGGTGATTTGAACGTTATAAAACCTACTAAAAAGATTAATTCTATCTTTTTGGCACTAACGATTTCAAATGGAAGACAACAAAAAGAATTAAGTAAACGTGCACAAGGTAATTCAGTTGTTCATTTGTATAATTCCAATTTAAAGGAAGTATCAATTATATTTCCAGAAAAAGAGGAACAAGAAAAAATTGGTTCATTTTTTAATAAACTAGATAAGACTATTACTCTACAGCAGCAACTTGTTAACGACCATAAGCAACTGAAAAAAGCTATGCTACAAAAGATGTTTCCACAAAAAGGAGAAAGTGTTCCAAGAGTTAGGTTTGCGGGGTTTAACGTTGATTGGGCAGTAAGAACACTAGGTGAAATCTCTAATATGTATCAACCAACAACTATTGGACAAAGTGACTTGTTAGATAGTGGTATTCCTGTTTTTGGAGCTAATGGATATATTGGATATTATAGCGCAGAAAATCATAAGAATGATCAAGTGACGATATCTGCGCGTGGAGAAAAAGCTGGAAACCCAAGCTATGTTAGAGGTCCTGTTTGGATAACTGGAAATTCAATGGTTATAAATGTTGATGAGAACGCTGAAATGGATAAGTATTTTTTGTATCAAAATCTTTTATCATTATCATTAAAAAGATTTGTTACTGGGGGAGCACAACCTCAATTAACAAGAAATGTACTTGATAGAGTACCTATTAAAACTCCAAGTTTAAAAGAACAAGAAAAAATAGGAAACTTCTTCAAACAATTAGATGAAACCATTGATCTTCATGAACAAAAATTAGAAACCTACCAAGAACTGAAAAAAGCTATGCTACAAAAGATGTTTGTTTAA
- a CDS encoding type I restriction-modification system subunit M, whose product MSEKIEKNSTTLYQALWNSADILRSKMDANEYKSYLLGLVFYKYLSDNMLRYVSVLLEEETEDLQVAQNLYVKACEDSEIKEDLLEELQDEFSYTIEPQLTFTAQVNAIHEGSFQLEDLVQGFRDIEQSSEIFENLFEDIDLYSKKLGVSPQKQNKTIADVMKELSVLNMAGHAGDVLGDAYEYLIGQFASESGKKAGEFYTPQPVAKLMTQIVLQGKENQKGFSVYDPTMGSGSLLLNAKKYSNEPGTISYFGQELNTSTYNLARMNMILHGVSTANQDLHNADTLDQDWPTEEPTNFDAVLMNPPYSASWSADKGFLEDVRFSTYGVLAPKSKADFAFLLHGYYHLKDSGVMAIVLPHGVLFRGGGEGKIRKVLLGNGAIDTVIGLPANIFFNTSIPTTVIILKKDRPTKDVLFIDASQGFEKAKNQNTLTDEHIDTILESYAKRENKEKYAYVAEFEEIVENDYNLNIPRYVDTFEEEEDIPLETISATIQQTKKNLSQAEDELFGMLNALRGTTEESDKELKGFISQLMNDGDNDE is encoded by the coding sequence ATGTCAGAGAAAATAGAAAAAAATTCAACAACCTTGTATCAAGCTTTATGGAATTCAGCGGATATCTTGCGTTCAAAAATGGATGCAAACGAATATAAAAGTTATTTATTAGGATTGGTTTTTTATAAATACCTTTCAGATAACATGCTTCGTTATGTCTCAGTCTTACTAGAAGAAGAAACAGAAGATTTACAAGTAGCTCAAAATTTATATGTAAAAGCATGTGAAGATAGTGAGATTAAAGAAGATCTATTAGAAGAATTACAAGATGAATTTTCCTATACGATTGAACCTCAGCTAACATTTACAGCACAAGTTAACGCTATTCATGAAGGTTCTTTTCAATTAGAAGATTTAGTACAAGGATTTCGTGATATCGAACAATCTAGTGAAATATTTGAAAATCTTTTTGAAGACATTGATTTATATTCTAAAAAACTAGGAGTATCGCCACAAAAACAAAATAAAACAATTGCGGATGTCATGAAAGAATTATCCGTTCTTAATATGGCTGGTCATGCAGGAGATGTATTAGGAGACGCTTATGAGTACTTAATCGGTCAATTTGCTTCTGAATCCGGTAAAAAAGCAGGAGAATTTTACACGCCTCAACCCGTTGCAAAATTAATGACTCAAATTGTTTTACAAGGAAAAGAAAATCAAAAAGGTTTTTCTGTTTATGACCCGACAATGGGATCAGGTTCCTTGTTGCTAAACGCTAAGAAATATTCGAATGAACCTGGAACGATTTCTTATTTTGGACAAGAACTCAATACCTCAACCTACAACTTAGCAAGAATGAACATGATTCTTCATGGTGTATCGACAGCAAACCAAGACCTTCATAATGCGGACACGTTGGACCAAGACTGGCCAACAGAAGAACCAACAAACTTCGATGCCGTACTTATGAATCCACCTTATTCAGCAAGCTGGTCAGCGGATAAGGGGTTCTTAGAAGACGTTCGCTTTTCGACTTATGGCGTTTTAGCACCAAAATCAAAAGCAGACTTTGCTTTCTTATTGCATGGGTATTATCACTTAAAAGATTCTGGCGTTATGGCAATTGTCTTGCCACATGGGGTGCTCTTTAGGGGTGGTGGAGAAGGGAAAATTCGTAAAGTGTTATTAGGGAATGGTGCAATCGACACAGTGATTGGCTTACCCGCTAATATCTTCTTTAATACGTCTATTCCAACGACTGTTATTATCTTGAAGAAAGACCGTCCAACTAAAGATGTTCTATTTATTGACGCTTCTCAAGGATTTGAAAAAGCGAAGAATCAAAATACCTTAACGGACGAACATATAGATACGATCTTAGAATCGTATGCTAAAAGAGAAAATAAAGAGAAGTATGCTTATGTAGCAGAATTTGAAGAGATTGTAGAAAATGATTACAACTTAAATATTCCTCGTTACGTAGATACCTTTGAAGAAGAGGAAGATATTCCATTAGAAACGATATCTGCAACAATTCAACAAACTAAAAAAAACCTCTCTCAAGCGGAAGATGAATTGTTTGGGATGTTGAATGCATTGCGCGGAACAACGGAAGAAAGCGATAAAGAATTAAAAGGTTTTATCTCACAGTTGATGAATGATGGTGATAACGATGAATAA
- a CDS encoding DUF262 and DUF1524 domain-containing protein, whose protein sequence is MKASETNLLKFLQGTKQFIIPIYQRKYSWTYAQCQQLWDDLERAAKDPQNKGHFMGSIVYIEKGLYQISSVPQLLVIDGQQRLTTLTLLILAFRQVLENSEEKVALNDRQIKNYYLVNNDEENELYHKLILTKSDKDTLFALVDKNEVKGNKSPKLLTNYEYFLKNIQNSDLSLEQILHGLQKLIIVDIALDRENDDPQLIFESLNSTGLDLSQADLIRNYILMRLEPKEQTHLYQNYWYPMEKSFGNLNESSIFDRFMRDYLTLKTGNIPRISEVYKDFKTYINTNSEIGIEAILQEISRYSNYFVYLTFSQEPDEKINEVLRDINELKVDVSYPFLLTVYDDYTKQKLSREDFIKVLRIVETYVFRRSIVSIPTNSLNKTFASLKSEIDVNSYLESLQATLVRKGSYKRLPNDEEFKLSLSIKDVYSFRNRNYLLRKLENFKRKEVVNIEAFTIEHILPQNEKLSKEWQQDLGPNWKEIQEKYLHTIGNLTLTAYNSELSDRPFIEKRNLEGGFSDSPLKLNRGLSKLETWNEKLIQERTKILSEKATEIWDYPELSSELLEKYKEQKVKKSKRKFDITDFKYLSEGKTLDLFEEIRERINRIDDSIKEDFTKLYVAYKTKKGINFVDIVPQKDKLKIFLNIKYEKTNDSKGICRDVTNVGRWGNGDVEVLLDNRNDMDYVFGLIQQSFDLQ, encoded by the coding sequence ATGAAAGCGTCAGAAACTAATTTATTGAAATTTTTACAAGGAACAAAGCAGTTTATAATTCCTATCTACCAACGTAAATATAGCTGGACTTATGCTCAATGCCAACAACTGTGGGACGATTTGGAACGAGCAGCAAAAGATCCTCAAAATAAAGGCCATTTTATGGGCTCTATTGTCTATATAGAAAAAGGCTTATATCAAATTTCTTCTGTTCCACAACTACTTGTCATAGATGGGCAACAAAGACTAACTACTCTAACGCTCTTAATTTTAGCTTTTAGACAAGTATTAGAGAACAGTGAAGAAAAAGTCGCATTAAATGATAGACAAATAAAGAACTATTATCTTGTAAATAATGATGAGGAGAACGAACTGTATCATAAATTAATTTTAACTAAAAGTGATAAAGATACATTGTTTGCATTGGTAGATAAGAATGAAGTGAAAGGAAACAAGTCTCCTAAGCTATTGACTAACTACGAGTACTTTTTAAAAAATATTCAAAATAGTGATCTTAGCCTAGAGCAAATTCTCCATGGTCTACAGAAATTAATCATCGTAGATATCGCTTTAGATAGGGAAAATGATGATCCTCAACTGATATTTGAAAGCTTGAATTCAACAGGCTTAGACCTTTCTCAAGCAGACTTAATTCGTAATTATATTCTCATGCGTTTAGAACCTAAAGAGCAAACGCATTTATACCAAAATTACTGGTATCCGATGGAGAAAAGTTTTGGAAATTTAAATGAGTCTTCTATATTCGATCGATTTATGAGAGATTATTTGACCCTCAAAACAGGTAACATTCCAAGGATAAGTGAGGTATATAAAGATTTCAAGACATACATAAATACTAATTCTGAAATAGGTATTGAAGCTATACTACAAGAAATTTCCCGATACTCAAATTATTTTGTCTACCTGACATTTAGTCAAGAACCAGATGAAAAAATTAATGAAGTTTTAAGAGATATAAACGAACTGAAAGTAGATGTTTCGTACCCCTTTTTACTGACTGTTTACGATGATTATACTAAACAAAAGCTTTCTCGAGAAGACTTTATTAAGGTCTTACGAATTGTAGAGACTTATGTTTTTCGACGTTCAATTGTTAGTATTCCGACAAACTCATTAAATAAAACATTTGCTTCTCTGAAAAGTGAAATAGATGTAAATAGTTATTTAGAGAGTCTACAAGCAACTTTAGTAAGAAAGGGATCCTATAAACGTTTACCCAATGATGAAGAATTTAAATTGTCTCTCTCAATAAAAGATGTTTATAGTTTTAGAAATCGAAATTATCTATTAAGGAAATTAGAAAATTTTAAACGTAAAGAAGTCGTTAATATAGAAGCTTTTACGATTGAACATATTTTGCCTCAAAATGAAAAATTATCAAAAGAATGGCAACAAGACTTAGGACCGAATTGGAAAGAAATACAAGAAAAATATTTACACACAATAGGCAACCTTACCTTAACGGCTTATAACTCTGAATTAAGCGATCGACCATTTATTGAGAAGCGTAACTTAGAAGGAGGATTTTCAGATAGTCCACTTAAGTTAAATAGAGGATTAAGTAAATTGGAAACATGGAATGAAAAGCTTATTCAAGAAAGAACAAAAATATTATCTGAAAAAGCTACTGAAATTTGGGACTATCCTGAACTATCATCAGAATTATTAGAAAAATATAAAGAACAAAAAGTAAAAAAAAGTAAAAGGAAATTTGATATAACTGATTTCAAATATCTATCTGAAGGAAAAACTCTTGATCTATTCGAAGAAATTAGAGAAAGAATTAATCGTATAGATGATTCTATTAAAGAGGATTTCACAAAGTTGTATGTTGCTTATAAAACAAAAAAAGGGATAAACTTTGTAGATATTGTACCTCAAAAAGATAAACTTAAAATTTTCTTGAATATAAAGTATGAAAAAACAAATGATTCTAAAGGAATATGCAGAGATGTTACTAATGTAGGACGTTGGGGGAATGGAGACGTGGAGGTTCTTCTAGATAATAGAAATGACATGGACTATGTTTTTGGTTTAATACAACAATCTTTCGACTTGCAATAA